A window of Pseudomonas mucidolens contains these coding sequences:
- a CDS encoding alpha-2-macroglobulin family protein, producing MLNKGLFLACALALLSACDSSDKPAAPAAPAAVTAPQPVKPAVDVAALEQRYAGRELSVVDVSEVQVDGASSLSVSFSIPLDPEQKFADKLHLVDSKSGKVDGAWELSDNLMELRLRHLEPQRKLVLTVDPGLRGVNDAKLAAEYISRLETRDLQATVGFASRGTLLPTRLAEGLPVIALNVDKIDVEFFRIKPESLPAFLAQWGRSTSLQSYESRELLPMAELVYGGRFDLNPARNTRETLLLPIAGLKQLQQPGVYLAVMRASGTYNYSQPATLFTLSDIGLSVHRYADRLDVFTQALEGGKALDGVDLEVLDAGGRVLAQGKTGKGGHVELPLPKKAQVLLAKQGEQTSLLRLDSAALDLAEFDIGGQPAHPLQFFVFGPRDLYRPGETVLLNALLRDSDGKAVKPQPVSVEVRRPDEQVSRKFVWAADASGLYQYQLQLAGEAPTGRWQLVFDLGDGKPQLYEFLVEDFLPERLALELKGSDAPLKPADNATIQVNGRYLYGAPASGNRISGQVYVRPLREAVKGLPGYQFGSVTEEELSQDFELDESVLDAKGEALLTLESKWAEAKSPLQLIVQASLQESGGRPITRRLVQPIWPAEQLPGLRGLFDGKETNGDGPAEFEVLLADQAGQKLAADNLNVRLIRERRDYYWNYSDNDGWSYHYNEKFLNLDEQSVNIKAGDTAKVSFQVEWGPYRVEVEDPQTGLISSVRFWAGYQAQDNTEGGAVRPDQVKLALDKPAYADGDTASVTVTPPAAGKGYLLVESSEGPLWWQEIDVPAEGKSYAVKLDPKWSRHDLYVSALVIRPGERKANVTPKRAVGLLHLPLDRTQRKLDLSLSAPEKMRPKQPLTVKVAAKNADGSLPKQVHVLVAAVDVGILNITEYPTPDPYSGLFGRKAYGVDQFDIYGQLIEAGQGRLASLAFGGDAALAKGGKRPDTSVTIVALQSAPVTLNEKGEGEVSVNIPDFNGELRLMAQAWSDDRYGMAEAKTVIAAPLIAELSAPRFLAGGDQTALALDLSNLSGKAQKLDVQLSAEGQLSLLGEAAHSVQLTKDQRTTLHIPVRALGGFGQGKVKVSVNGLDLPGESLPPFTREWTLGVRPAYPALLKHYRAVLKDQTWSLPEAELALFESAGREALLSLSSRPPLNLGEQIRALKAYPYGCLEQTASGLYPSLYADAAVLTRLGLKGEPDAERKRKIELGIERLLGMQRYNGSFGLWGADGSEEYWLTAYVTDFLLRARDQGFAVPSEALKNASERLLRYVQERNLIEVDYSDDADHSRFAVQAYAGMVLARSQQAPLGALRSLFERRTDARSGLPLVQLAIALQKMGDQPRADQALVAGLAVKRKANEWLADYGSPLRDQAMILALLEENDLAKGAREERLFELSDQMAASQWLSTQERNSLFLAGRGLLSKPETNWTAQLGSGGETRELNNGQSGLKLEGALLASPLTLRNQGSEPVYQQLSISGYPLQPPAAGGENLSIRREYLGMNGQPLNLRNLNSGDLVLVHLVVSANKQRVPDALVVDLLPAGLELENQNLAQSAASLENASSEVKEWRESMQNASIKHQEFRDDRYVAALNLDGHGTTHLLYLARAVTPGTYRVPPPQVESMYRPNWQAVGETPADMVIKGR from the coding sequence ATGCTTAACAAAGGATTGTTCCTGGCCTGCGCGCTGGCCCTGCTGAGCGCCTGTGATTCCTCAGATAAACCGGCCGCGCCTGCCGCGCCTGCTGCGGTGACGGCGCCGCAACCGGTCAAGCCTGCGGTGGATGTGGCGGCCCTCGAGCAGCGCTACGCCGGCCGCGAGTTAAGTGTGGTGGACGTGTCTGAAGTCCAGGTGGATGGCGCCAGCAGCTTGTCGGTGAGCTTTTCGATTCCGCTGGATCCGGAGCAGAAGTTCGCCGACAAACTGCATCTGGTGGACAGCAAGTCCGGCAAGGTCGATGGCGCCTGGGAACTCTCCGACAACCTGATGGAGCTGCGCCTGCGCCACCTCGAACCCCAGCGCAAACTGGTACTGACGGTTGACCCCGGCCTGCGCGGGGTCAATGACGCCAAACTCGCCGCCGAGTACATCAGCCGCCTGGAAACCCGCGACCTGCAAGCCACTGTCGGCTTCGCCAGCCGTGGCACATTATTGCCGACCCGTCTGGCCGAAGGCCTGCCGGTGATCGCGCTGAATGTCGACAAGATCGACGTCGAGTTCTTCCGGATCAAGCCCGAGTCCCTGCCGGCGTTCCTCGCCCAGTGGGGCCGTAGCACCAGCTTGCAGAGCTATGAATCCCGCGAACTGCTGCCGATGGCCGAGCTGGTGTATGGCGGCCGCTTCGACCTGAATCCGGCACGCAACACCCGCGAAACCCTGCTGCTGCCGATCGCCGGCCTCAAGCAGTTACAGCAACCGGGCGTTTATCTGGCAGTGATGCGTGCCTCGGGCACCTACAACTACTCGCAACCGGCAACGCTGTTCACGCTCAGCGATATCGGCCTGTCGGTACACCGCTATGCGGACCGCCTGGATGTGTTCACCCAGGCGCTGGAAGGCGGCAAGGCGTTGGACGGGGTTGATCTGGAAGTCCTCGATGCGGGAGGGCGTGTACTCGCTCAGGGCAAGACCGGCAAGGGTGGCCATGTCGAGTTGCCGTTGCCGAAAAAAGCCCAGGTGTTGCTGGCCAAGCAGGGCGAGCAAACCAGCCTGTTGCGCCTGGACAGCGCGGCGTTGGACCTGGCCGAGTTTGATATCGGCGGGCAACCCGCTCACCCGCTGCAGTTTTTCGTGTTCGGTCCGCGTGACCTGTACCGTCCAGGCGAAACCGTGCTGCTCAATGCCCTGTTGCGGGACAGCGACGGTAAGGCCGTCAAGCCGCAACCGGTGAGCGTCGAGGTACGCCGCCCGGATGAGCAGGTCAGTCGTAAGTTCGTGTGGGCCGCGGATGCTTCGGGGCTTTATCAATATCAATTGCAACTGGCAGGCGAAGCACCGACCGGACGCTGGCAACTGGTGTTCGACCTCGGCGACGGCAAGCCACAGCTGTATGAGTTCCTCGTTGAGGACTTCTTGCCGGAACGCCTGGCCTTGGAACTCAAGGGCAGCGACGCCCCGCTCAAACCTGCCGACAACGCGACCATTCAGGTCAATGGCCGCTACCTGTACGGCGCGCCCGCTTCGGGTAATCGGATCAGTGGGCAAGTCTATGTGCGCCCGCTGCGCGAGGCGGTCAAAGGGCTGCCGGGGTATCAGTTCGGTTCTGTCACCGAAGAGGAACTGAGCCAGGACTTCGAACTCGACGAAAGCGTGCTCGACGCCAAGGGTGAAGCGCTGCTGACCCTGGAAAGTAAATGGGCCGAGGCCAAGTCGCCGTTGCAACTGATCGTCCAGGCCAGCCTGCAAGAGTCCGGCGGACGGCCAATCACCCGACGTCTGGTGCAGCCGATATGGCCGGCCGAGCAATTGCCGGGCCTGCGCGGACTGTTCGACGGCAAAGAAACCAATGGCGATGGTCCTGCGGAATTTGAAGTGCTGCTGGCCGATCAGGCCGGCCAGAAGCTCGCCGCCGACAACCTCAACGTACGCTTGATTCGTGAGCGTCGCGATTACTACTGGAATTACTCGGACAACGATGGCTGGAGCTATCACTACAACGAAAAATTCCTCAACCTCGACGAGCAGAGCGTCAATATCAAGGCCGGCGACACCGCCAAGGTCAGCTTTCAGGTGGAGTGGGGCCCTTATCGGGTCGAGGTCGAAGACCCGCAAACCGGCCTGATCAGCAGCGTGCGCTTCTGGGCCGGCTATCAGGCTCAGGACAATACCGAAGGCGGCGCGGTGCGCCCGGATCAGGTCAAGCTGGCGCTGGATAAACCGGCGTATGCCGATGGCGATACGGCCAGCGTCACGGTTACCCCGCCGGCCGCCGGTAAGGGCTACCTGCTGGTGGAGTCCAGCGAAGGGCCGCTGTGGTGGCAAGAAATCGACGTGCCGGCCGAGGGCAAAAGCTATGCGGTGAAGCTCGATCCGAAATGGTCGCGTCACGACCTGTATGTCAGCGCCCTGGTGATTCGTCCGGGCGAACGCAAAGCCAATGTCACCCCGAAACGCGCGGTCGGCCTGCTGCATCTGCCGCTGGATCGCACCCAGCGTAAATTGGATTTGAGCCTGAGCGCGCCAGAAAAAATGCGTCCCAAGCAGCCGCTGACGGTAAAAGTCGCCGCTAAAAACGCCGACGGCAGCCTACCGAAGCAGGTGCATGTGCTGGTGGCGGCGGTGGATGTGGGTATTCTCAATATCACCGAATACCCGACGCCGGACCCGTATTCCGGGCTGTTTGGTCGCAAGGCTTACGGCGTGGACCAGTTCGATATCTACGGTCAACTGATCGAAGCCGGACAGGGACGTCTCGCCAGTCTGGCGTTTGGCGGTGATGCAGCATTGGCCAAGGGCGGTAAGCGTCCGGATACCAGTGTCACCATCGTTGCCTTGCAAAGCGCGCCGGTGACGTTGAACGAGAAAGGCGAAGGCGAAGTCAGCGTCAATATTCCCGACTTTAACGGCGAACTGCGGTTGATGGCCCAGGCCTGGAGCGACGATCGCTACGGCATGGCCGAAGCCAAGACCGTGATCGCCGCGCCGCTGATTGCCGAGCTGTCGGCACCGCGCTTCCTGGCCGGTGGCGACCAGACCGCGCTGGCGCTGGACCTGTCCAACTTGTCGGGCAAGGCCCAGAAGCTTGATGTACAGCTCAGTGCCGAAGGGCAACTGAGCTTGCTCGGCGAGGCTGCTCATAGCGTGCAGTTGACCAAGGACCAGCGCACCACCTTGCACATCCCGGTGCGTGCGCTGGGTGGTTTTGGCCAAGGCAAGGTCAAGGTCAGCGTCAATGGCCTTGATCTGCCAGGCGAGAGCCTGCCGCCGTTCACCCGCGAGTGGACGCTGGGTGTGCGGCCGGCCTATCCGGCGCTGCTCAAGCATTACCGCGCGGTACTCAAGGATCAAACCTGGAGCCTGCCGGAAGCCGAGCTGGCGCTGTTTGAATCGGCCGGACGCGAGGCGCTGTTAAGCCTGTCGAGTCGTCCACCGTTGAACCTTGGCGAACAGATTCGCGCGCTCAAGGCGTATCCGTATGGCTGCCTGGAACAAACTGCCAGCGGCTTGTACCCATCGCTCTATGCTGACGCCGCAGTGTTGACCCGCCTCGGCCTCAAGGGTGAACCGGACGCCGAGCGCAAGCGCAAGATCGAACTGGGCATCGAACGCCTGCTGGGCATGCAGCGCTATAACGGCAGCTTCGGTTTGTGGGGCGCCGATGGTTCGGAAGAGTATTGGTTGACGGCATATGTCACCGACTTCCTGTTGCGGGCCCGTGACCAGGGTTTTGCCGTGCCGTCCGAAGCGCTGAAAAACGCCAGCGAGCGCCTGCTGCGTTATGTGCAGGAGCGCAACCTGATCGAGGTCGACTACAGCGATGACGCCGATCACAGCCGTTTCGCCGTGCAGGCCTACGCCGGCATGGTGTTGGCCCGCAGTCAGCAGGCACCGCTGGGCGCCTTGCGCAGTTTGTTCGAGCGGCGTACCGATGCCCGCTCCGGGCTGCCGCTGGTGCAGTTGGCGATCGCCTTGCAGAAGATGGGCGATCAGCCGCGTGCCGATCAGGCTCTGGTTGCCGGCTTGGCGGTGAAGCGCAAAGCCAATGAGTGGCTGGCCGACTATGGCAGCCCGTTGCGTGACCAGGCGATGATTCTGGCGCTGCTGGAAGAAAACGATCTGGCCAAGGGCGCGCGCGAAGAACGGCTGTTCGAACTGTCCGACCAGATGGCTGCCAGTCAGTGGTTGTCGACCCAGGAGCGCAACTCGCTGTTCCTTGCCGGCCGTGGGCTGTTGAGCAAGCCGGAAACCAATTGGACTGCGCAATTGGGCAGTGGAGGTGAAACCCGCGAACTGAACAACGGTCAATCCGGCTTGAAGCTGGAAGGTGCATTGTTGGCTTCCCCGTTGACCCTGCGTAATCAAGGCAGCGAACCGGTTTACCAGCAATTGAGCATTTCCGGTTATCCACTGCAGCCGCCGGCCGCCGGTGGTGAAAACCTCAGCATTCGCCGTGAATACCTCGGCATGAATGGCCAACCGCTGAATCTGCGTAACCTTAACAGCGGGGATTTGGTGCTGGTGCACCTGGTCGTCAGCGCCAATAAACAGCGGGTGCCAGACGCCCTGGTGGTGGATTTGTTGCCCGCCGGCCTGGAACTGGAAAACCAGAACCTGGCGCAAAGCGCCGCCAGCCTGGAAAACGCCAGCAGTGAGGTCAAGGAGTGGCGCGAGTCAATGCAGAACGCATCGATCAAGCATCAGGAGTTTCGCGATGACCGTTATGTCGCGGCATTGAACCTCGACGGCCATGGCACCACGCACCTGTTGTACCTGGCTCGCGCGGTAACGCCGGGGACTTACCGGGTGCCGCCGCCGCAAGTGGAATCGATGTACCGGCCGAACTGGCAGGCGGTGGGTGAAACCCCGGCGGATATGGTGATCAAAGGCCGCTGA
- a CDS encoding MATE family efflux transporter codes for MTALLTDWRHRPTHRRVWALAAPMILSNISVPLVALVDSMVIGHLPHAHQLGAVAVGASLYTFLAWAMGFLRMGSTGFAAQAAGRGDGAALRQILLQGLLLALGLAMVLGTLGVPLSGVALDWMQPSPELNQLTREFFHTRLFGLPAALASYALVGWFLGTQNARAPLAILLTTNLVNIALNLWFVLGLDWGVVGSARASVIAEWTGALIGLAMTQKALRAYPGHIAWTALKAWQSWRPLLAVNRDIFIRSLALQSVFFMITVQGARLGDATVAANALLLNGLLLTAHALDGLAHAVEALCGHAIGARDRQSLRRSLVVAGGWSLLASVGFALLFTLVGHLFIAMQTDIPSVRATADLYLPYLAVLPLIAVWSYLLDGLFIGATRAREMRNGMLLTVLIVLPFAWALQGLGNHGLWMAFLLFMAVRSLTLWAIAWRLNRQGLWLGAS; via the coding sequence ATGACTGCCCTGCTCACCGACTGGCGCCACCGCCCCACCCATCGCCGGGTCTGGGCGCTTGCCGCGCCGATGATTCTGTCGAATATCTCCGTACCGCTGGTGGCGTTGGTGGACAGCATGGTCATCGGCCATCTGCCTCACGCCCATCAACTGGGTGCCGTGGCCGTGGGAGCGAGTCTGTATACCTTCCTCGCCTGGGCCATGGGGTTTCTGCGCATGGGCTCCACCGGCTTTGCCGCGCAGGCAGCCGGACGTGGCGATGGTGCCGCATTGCGACAGATTCTGTTGCAGGGATTGTTACTCGCGCTCGGACTGGCGATGGTACTGGGCACCCTCGGCGTGCCGCTGAGCGGTGTGGCGCTGGACTGGATGCAGCCGTCGCCGGAACTGAATCAACTGACCCGCGAGTTTTTCCACACGCGCCTGTTCGGCCTGCCCGCCGCCCTTGCCAGCTACGCGCTGGTGGGCTGGTTCCTCGGCACACAAAACGCCCGTGCGCCGCTGGCGATTCTGTTGACCACCAACCTGGTGAACATCGCTTTGAACCTGTGGTTTGTGCTCGGCCTGGACTGGGGCGTCGTCGGGTCGGCACGGGCCTCGGTGATTGCCGAATGGACCGGCGCTCTGATCGGCCTGGCCATGACGCAAAAAGCCCTGCGCGCCTATCCTGGCCATATCGCCTGGACGGCGCTCAAGGCATGGCAAAGCTGGCGCCCGTTATTGGCGGTGAACCGTGACATCTTTATCCGCAGCCTGGCGTTGCAGTCGGTATTTTTCATGATCACTGTGCAAGGCGCCCGATTAGGCGATGCGACGGTGGCGGCGAATGCGCTGCTGCTCAATGGGCTGCTGCTGACCGCCCACGCCCTGGACGGTCTGGCCCACGCGGTGGAAGCCTTGTGTGGCCACGCCATCGGCGCCCGTGACCGCCAATCCTTGCGCCGCTCACTGGTGGTAGCCGGCGGTTGGTCGCTGCTCGCCAGTGTCGGTTTCGCGTTGCTGTTCACCCTCGTGGGTCATCTGTTTATCGCCATGCAGACCGATATCCCCAGCGTGCGCGCGACCGCCGACCTTTACCTGCCGTACCTCGCGGTGCTGCCGCTGATTGCGGTATGGAGCTATCTGTTGGACGGCCTGTTTATCGGCGCCACCCGTGCACGGGAAATGCGTAACGGCATGCTGCTGACGGTGCTGATTGTGCTGCCGTTTGCGTGGGCGTTGCAGGGGCTGGGCAACCACGGACTGTGGATGGCGTTCCTGCTGTTCATGGCGGTTCGCAGTCTGACGCTGTGGGCAATCGCATGGCGACTGAATCGGCAGGGGCTTTGGTTAGGCGCGAGCTGA
- a CDS encoding IS110 family transposase — protein MISWVGIDISKSNLVVWVKPQSEGFDVSNTSEGFLELIRRLSQFEVSLILLEATGGYERNAMAALQGANFKVLRVNPRRARSFAVAMGKNAKTDAIDAAVLADFAEVLNASSSKVISPEREALRELVQQREHFVQQRDDNKRRLQQAQLPAVIALIKGHIHFLQTQIRQLDKAINQSMHELDAEKAQRLISVKGIGTVATASLLVYLPELGELDRREVAALAGIAPLNDDSGNHSGKRHIYGGRARVRRALYMSCWVVIRHQPDFKARYEGLRERGKSAKVALIACMRVLLIRLNAMLRDGTEWR, from the coding sequence ATGATTTCCTGGGTCGGTATCGACATCTCAAAATCAAACCTTGTCGTCTGGGTTAAACCACAGAGCGAAGGTTTCGATGTTTCAAACACTTCAGAAGGATTTCTTGAGCTGATTCGACGATTGAGTCAGTTTGAAGTCAGTCTGATTTTGCTGGAGGCCACCGGGGGCTATGAGCGTAATGCCATGGCGGCTCTGCAAGGCGCAAACTTCAAGGTGCTCAGGGTCAATCCTCGCCGAGCCAGATCCTTTGCCGTGGCGATGGGCAAGAATGCGAAGACTGACGCTATTGATGCGGCCGTTCTAGCAGACTTTGCTGAAGTGCTGAATGCCTCAAGCAGCAAGGTTATTTCGCCTGAGCGTGAAGCGCTCCGCGAGCTGGTTCAGCAGCGCGAGCATTTCGTTCAGCAACGAGACGACAATAAGCGCCGTCTTCAGCAAGCCCAGCTACCAGCCGTTATTGCGCTGATCAAAGGCCATATTCACTTCCTGCAAACGCAAATCAGGCAACTTGATAAGGCCATCAATCAGAGCATGCACGAACTGGACGCAGAAAAAGCCCAGCGGCTCATCTCTGTTAAAGGTATCGGTACGGTTGCCACCGCGAGTTTGCTGGTTTATCTGCCCGAACTAGGTGAGCTTGATCGCCGTGAGGTTGCGGCCTTGGCAGGTATCGCGCCCTTGAACGACGACAGCGGTAATCACAGCGGGAAGCGACATATCTATGGAGGCAGAGCCCGTGTCAGACGGGCTCTGTACATGTCCTGCTGGGTTGTAATCCGCCATCAGCCCGACTTCAAGGCACGCTACGAAGGCCTTCGAGAGCGAGGTAAGAGCGCGAAGGTCGCGCTCATCGCCTGCATGCGTGTACTGCTGATTAGGCTCAATGCCATGTTGCGAGATGGCACTGAGTGGCGGTGA
- the speA gene encoding arginine decarboxylase, with translation MSVRRTRKDDGSQWTVADSRSVYGIRHWGAGYFAINDAGRVEVRPNGPNSTPVDLYEQVDQLRKSGLSLPLLVRFPDILQDRVRQLTGAFDANIERLEYQSKYTALYPIKVNQQEAVIENIIATQNVSIGLEAGSKPELLAVLALAPKGGTIVCNGYKDREFIRLALMGQKLGHNVFIVIEKESEVALVIEEAANLKVKPQVGLRVRLSSLASSKWADTGGEKSKFGLSAAQLLSVVERFRGAGLDQGIRLLHFHMGSQIANLADYQHGFKEAIRYYGELRNLGLPVDHIDVGGGLGVDYDGTHSRNASSINYDMDDYAGVVVGMLKEFCDAQGLPHPHIFSESGRSLTAHHAMLVVQVTDVEKHNDDVPVIENKETLPETVQWLVDLLGPTDIEMVTETYWRATHYMSDVATQYADGKLTLAEKALAEQCYFAVCRRLHNSLKARQRSHRQVLDELNDKLADKYICNFSVFQSLPDTWAIGQVLPILPLHRLDEEPLRRAVLQDLTCDSDGKIKQYVDEQSIETSLPVHGLKDGEDYLLGIFLVGAYQEILGDMHNLFGDTDSVNIYQREDGSVYSAGIETHDTIEDMLRYVHLSPEELMTHYRDKCASAKISASERTQFLDALRLGLTRSSYLSS, from the coding sequence ATGTCCGTACGACGTACACGCAAAGACGATGGCAGCCAATGGACAGTTGCGGACAGCCGCAGTGTTTACGGGATTCGCCATTGGGGGGCCGGATATTTCGCGATCAATGATGCCGGTCGCGTTGAAGTCCGTCCGAACGGCCCGAACAGCACCCCCGTCGATTTGTATGAACAAGTCGACCAACTGCGCAAAAGTGGTCTGTCCCTGCCGCTGCTGGTGCGCTTCCCGGATATCCTGCAAGATCGCGTTCGCCAGTTGACCGGTGCCTTCGACGCGAATATCGAGCGCCTGGAATACCAGAGCAAATACACCGCGTTGTACCCGATCAAGGTCAACCAGCAGGAAGCGGTGATCGAAAACATCATCGCCACGCAAAACGTCTCCATTGGCCTGGAAGCCGGCTCCAAGCCGGAGCTGCTGGCCGTGCTGGCCCTGGCGCCGAAGGGCGGCACCATTGTTTGCAACGGTTACAAGGACCGCGAGTTCATCCGCCTGGCGTTGATGGGCCAGAAACTCGGTCACAACGTGTTTATCGTGATCGAGAAAGAGTCTGAAGTCGCGCTGGTGATCGAAGAAGCGGCCAACCTCAAGGTCAAGCCACAGGTTGGCCTGCGAGTGCGCCTGTCGTCCCTGGCGTCGAGCAAGTGGGCGGACACCGGCGGCGAAAAATCCAAGTTCGGCCTGTCGGCGGCACAGCTGTTGTCGGTGGTTGAGCGCTTCCGCGGCGCCGGCCTGGATCAGGGCATCCGCCTGCTGCACTTCCACATGGGCTCGCAGATCGCCAACCTGGCGGACTACCAGCACGGGTTCAAGGAAGCCATCCGTTACTACGGCGAACTGCGCAACCTCGGCCTGCCGGTGGATCACATCGACGTCGGTGGCGGCCTGGGCGTGGACTACGACGGTACTCACTCGCGTAACGCCAGCTCGATCAACTACGATATGGACGATTACGCCGGTGTCGTGGTGGGCATGCTCAAGGAATTCTGCGATGCCCAAGGCCTGCCGCACCCGCACATTTTCTCCGAGAGCGGCCGTTCCCTGACCGCCCACCATGCCATGCTGGTGGTGCAAGTCACCGACGTCGAGAAACACAACGATGACGTGCCGGTCATCGAAAACAAGGAAACCCTGCCGGAAACCGTGCAATGGCTGGTGGACCTGCTGGGCCCGACCGACATCGAAATGGTCACCGAAACTTATTGGCGCGCCACGCACTACATGAGTGATGTGGCTACCCAATACGCCGATGGCAAGCTGACCTTGGCGGAAAAAGCCCTGGCTGAACAGTGCTACTTCGCCGTATGCCGGCGCCTGCACAACTCGTTGAAGGCGCGCCAGCGTTCCCATCGCCAGGTGCTGGACGAACTCAACGACAAGCTGGCCGACAAGTACATCTGCAACTTCTCGGTATTCCAGAGCCTGCCGGACACCTGGGCCATCGGCCAGGTGCTGCCGATCCTGCCGCTGCACCGTCTCGACGAAGAGCCGCTGCGTCGTGCGGTGCTGCAGGATCTGACCTGCGACTCCGACGGCAAGATCAAGCAATACGTCGATGAGCAGAGCATCGAGACCAGCCTGCCGGTGCATGGCTTGAAGGACGGCGAGGACTACCTGCTGGGGATTTTCCTGGTGGGCGCTTACCAGGAAATCCTCGGTGACATGCACAACCTGTTCGGCGACACCGACTCGGTGAACATTTACCAGCGTGAAGATGGTTCGGTGTACAGCGCCGGCATCGAGACCCACGACACCATCGAAGACATGCTGCGATACGTGCACTTGTCGCCGGAGGAGTTGATGACGCACTACCGCGACAAGTGCGCCAGCGCGAAGATCAGCGCCAGCGAACGTACGCAGTTCCTTGATGCTTTGCGGTTGGGGCTGACGCGTTCGTCTTACCTGTCCTCATAA
- a CDS encoding translation initiation factor Sui1, whose amino-acid sequence MAKKAASFAALGGLVFSTDAGRHCPDCRQPVDACTCKQTLIPEGDGIARVRRESKGRGGKTVTAISGVPLAGEPLKELATTLKKRCGTGGAVKDGVIEIQGDHVELLLGELIKLGYKAKKSGG is encoded by the coding sequence GTGGCCAAAAAAGCCGCATCCTTCGCCGCCCTTGGTGGCCTGGTATTCTCCACCGACGCAGGTCGTCATTGTCCGGACTGTCGCCAGCCCGTCGATGCCTGTACCTGCAAACAGACCCTGATTCCCGAAGGCGATGGCATTGCCCGCGTACGGCGCGAGAGCAAAGGCCGTGGCGGCAAGACGGTGACCGCCATCAGCGGTGTGCCATTGGCTGGCGAACCGCTCAAGGAGTTGGCCACCACGCTGAAAAAGCGCTGTGGCACCGGAGGCGCTGTGAAAGACGGGGTCATCGAAATCCAGGGCGATCATGTCGAATTGCTGTTGGGCGAGCTGATCAAGCTCGGTTACAAGGCCAAGAAGTCCGGCGGCTAG
- a CDS encoding NUDIX hydrolase translates to MSDSSKEAAHRAASDAEHIAWVDEQDNLLGSLVRADLRERGLIGRGTYIMLFNGAGELCVHRRTLSKAIYPGYWDVAAGGMVAAGETYAQSAARELEEELGVSGVELTAHDHFFFEDTDNRLWCSAFSAVWDGPLRLQPEEVLEARFMSIEAVLEDIQQKDYCPDSLAALKRYLAARR, encoded by the coding sequence ATGAGCGATAGCAGCAAAGAGGCCGCCCACCGCGCGGCCTCGGATGCCGAACACATTGCCTGGGTCGACGAGCAGGACAATCTGCTCGGCTCCCTGGTACGCGCCGACCTGCGCGAGCGCGGCCTGATCGGGCGCGGCACTTACATCATGTTGTTCAATGGCGCAGGTGAGCTGTGTGTGCATCGTCGCACCCTGAGTAAAGCCATCTATCCCGGTTACTGGGACGTGGCGGCGGGCGGGATGGTGGCGGCCGGCGAGACGTATGCTCAGTCGGCGGCGCGGGAACTGGAAGAGGAACTGGGCGTCAGCGGCGTGGAGTTGACCGCCCACGATCACTTTTTTTTCGAGGATACCGATAACCGGCTCTGGTGCTCGGCGTTCTCGGCGGTATGGGATGGGCCGCTGCGTTTGCAGCCCGAAGAGGTGCTGGAAGCGCGTTTCATGTCGATTGAAGCGGTGCTCGAGGACATCCAGCAAAAGGACTATTGCCCCGACTCCCTGGCTGCGTTGAAACGCTATCTGGCCGCACGTCGCTAA